The Silene latifolia isolate original U9 population chromosome Y, ASM4854445v1, whole genome shotgun sequence sequence TTCAACATATCTAGCATACTTTCTAGACCTCCAAAGATACTATCTGCGAATTAATATTCATGTGATCCTCCTACACCGTAGTAGACGAATAGCTTGCTTCAACGATAAGAGATTCTTGGAACACTATGTAATCCTCGTCAATTTTTGATTCTTGATTTTTCAGTGGACCGACTCTCTGGGATTGATCTTAAGACTTATCATCACACAAAATATTTGCTTCAACAAGTGATTTTTGTAGTGATCCAATACTATTATCTGTTAGAAATGTCTCAGATTCCCCAAAACCTTCTAGTTCTATTTGGCATTCAGACTCAAAGTCGATGGAAGAATGCCTCTCCTGTTGTTGCACAAACTCAAGAGCAGGTGCAATACTTGGATCAAGAGCAGGTGATTCTTGTGCCTCTTTAACATCTTTATCTTTTTCCAATGACGGGTACTACTATGGTGGTTTGGCTCATGGGTTTTGTAGATTCCACCTCCTCTATTGCGAGTTCATCTTGCTACTGGTTCTTGTGCATCCTTTTTACTCGCTTTCTGAAACACACCATGGTTCTCCTTAATAGATTGATCTTCCAAAGTCAAGACGTCAATATTGGCATCTTTTATATGTAGATCAGGAATTGATTCCTTACTTGATACAATATTTGATTCATTTGTAATTATACCCTCAACCCAGGCAAATTCAACAGCACTGACACCCCACATATGTGAATCATAGGTTTATTCCTTATTCCATGCAAGATTAGGCTCATAATTCAAACTACCGAATTCATAATTTTAAACATTGACGTTATCTATTAGTGATGTGCTATCACTGAATTGTATCCCAAAACTACAATGGACTTCAGCCGAAGCTTTCTCAGGAACATCAGAATGAATCTCGTCATCTAAGTGACTTTTATTCAAGCTTAGTGGTATGCTCTTCAAACTGAAGTCGCCAACTGCATCCAATTCTGAATATTTATCTTGAGTACTCTTTTTAACCACAACCTCTGAAACAGGGTCTTTTTCAAGTGTCTCAAGCTGTAAGAAAGATTCATTATTCTGAAGCAAACTAGTTAAGATTTTATCCTCAGGTTCTTGAACCTTGAGAATCTTTGCATTCTTCGTTGACATGACTGAATTCCTGAAGATTAGTATGAATGGCAGTTGTACCTATACAATATATTTTAAATTCAGTAGATTCAATGTGGTAGAACAATTATTAAATTTTGCTTCTAGCAATTAATGTTGTTTGTAAAAGTCATTCATCCCAAAACAAGATGCAACTATGTGATGCTTAATAAAGCAAATAAACTCATTTCAGTAATTCAGCCCTATGTATCAGCAAGCATCACTGAATCATTAACATGAAAAGAGAAAATTTGTGTGAAAAAATAACTCTTATTAATCTATATATTATGTATATGGGTGTGTTTCAATTAACTAAATCGTCTTTGGAGACGAAAATGCATTTCTAGTTCATAAGCAAATAAATCGAATTTTTTCTGACTACACTTTATCTGAAGTTTGAAACCCCTATGGTACATTTTTTTCACACACATTTCAAATTTTGAGGAGCATACGACacatttcttgttaatgtttACCAATACGGATATTTCACTACTTCTTAATAAACAATACAACCATATGAAGTATATGTCAGATTAATTTAGACCTACAGACTTCAAAATGTTTCAGAAACTGGAAAGTTCGACCTAAAGCACACTCACATGTCACAAATGATTATATAATCCTAATATACCATGTAAACAAACAAGTAATAATTGATTTTTGACAATCAAAGTAACAGGTATGcagtaaaacaatatcacacactCCGCTAAATAATATCATATAgtctgctaaacaatatcacacattatgtaaaacaatatcacattgtATACAAATCACAAACATCATATTTTGCTAAATTTGAGAATTCATATCACAATAATCATCTTTTGTAAGAATATCAATATCACAACTTAACCTTAGGGCAAACAAAATCGGAAAGTTATAAGAAACGCGGTAAGATGACTACTAATTGTAGCATAATTACAAAATTATAAGAAACGCAGTAAAATGACCAGTTTCTATAGTTGATTAAAGAAGTGAAtacacaaaccctagaaaattacACAGTACACTAAAAACTTGTAAATCACTTGAAAAAAATTAGGGAAAATCAAATGCAGTCAAGAATCCACTACAACGTAAATAAGAAAACGAAAACACACATAAAATGTAGCATAATTACAAATATATGTAAGAAACAACAATTATATGAAAATAAAAGCTGAAATTACAACTTAAAGAGAAAGTAGATCTACCTAACATCGCAATTATGAATGAAAAAATATGATTGTTGATGAGAAATAAAAGAACGACAAACCTAGAGCTGAGATTCAACGCGAAACCTAGAAATGACGAGAGAAATCGTAAGAAATTTGGGGATTCATCCAAGAAAGCCTAAAAGAAGATAGAAGGTAGAGAGAGAAAGGAATTAAGCAAAAATGAATTAGTTTCGTGAGAATAAGAGAATTTATTAACGTGCCGAATTGACTATTCTACCCTTAATGAGCCGCGCACAATAAGGTACGTTGGATCTATTAGATCTGACAGCttgtattaatcctcaatcctcaaatatatgaggTATACTCATATGATCccaatcttatatatatatatatatatatatatatatatatatatatatatatatatatatatatatatatatatatatatatatatatatatatatatatatatatatatatatatatatatatatatatatatatatatataggaatgagatcatgtgagtattacttatatatttgaggattgaggattaatactatGATAGGTATTTAGGATGAAAACAAGCAAGGGCAAATTTTTAATTTAACACCTGCCTATATAAACCACTTTTTACAGCCAAAACCGTTAtttcctcctttttcttcttctcccttcaacTTCTCTCTCTACTGTAGCTTCTTCCTTCATTGTTGAGCTGGAAAACCCTAGAATTTAGGCGTCATCTCCGTTTTTCGTCCTCattcttcacaattatcatattattccaATTAGTTCGTTTGCTCGTGCGTAATTGGCGTTTTTAAATCCCTAAGTTTCGAATTCGTTGTAACATTACTCTGTTTGTTCTTCTTTCGTTTGAATAATTTGAATTTCATCTTGCTTTTGTTTGttattttcaatttaattttgtgtttcctaaAATTCGGtacgtttttgttttatttctagGTTTTGCTGCTCattcttcacaattatcatattattccaATTATTTCCTTTATTCAGGTACGTAATTGCCGTTTTTCGTCCCTATATTTCTCCTTCGTTGTTATCTTACTCTGTTTGTTCTTCTTTTCGTTTATATGCTTTGAATTTCATCttgatttatttgttatttttaatTTACTTTTGTGCTTCCTAAAATTATGTACGTTTTTGTTTGCTTTCCAGGTTTTCCTTCTCAAAATCTCTGCGTATTCAATCATCATTGTGATGTCTggtatgttattcttcttaattttGTACTTTCAGCGTATTCTCGAATCTCTGCGTATTCTCTATTTATTTTGTACTTTCAGCTTTCAATCACATGTTCGTTATACTTTTGGTACATATTTTTTGTTCATTGACGTTCTTATTTTGCtcaatatgtgatattgtttactacACCTGGTGATATTGTTTATGTTGATATGTACCATTGTATATTCacctttgtgatattgtttttcaacttcatgtgtgatattgttccagagtacgtgatattgttttcctgGACATGTGGTATTGTTCAGCCacttgtgtgatattgttcctgCAACATTCCTTGTGATATCGTTTTCCATCTTCATGTGTGATATTTTTCCCAAACaacgtgatattgttttcctgGATATGTGATATTGTTCAGCCACTTGTGTGATTTTGATTTCGTCCATATCTTTAAGACTTTTTCTTGTTATTTTACATTTTACTTTTCTTGCCAGATCCTACAAGTAATGTAACTTCTTCTTCCTGTAATGATCTTCATGTCTCTGCTATTACCTCTAAAGATAGTAATGATATTGTTGAGTCTTCAATTACTTCTACTGTTCTGATTGAACCACCTGATGCATCTAGTTCTACTCCacatgttgaacaacattctgtTCCTTCTCGTGTGCATCAACTAATTTTGGACTCTACACCTGGTGGTAGTGAATTGTGGACAAGGAATGTTGCACCTGAGTTTAAACCTATATTGGCCAGTTGTTTGAGATGTTGGAAGAAGCTATTAGTTTTTATGATGTGTATGCAGAAGCATGTGGTTTTGAACCTAGGAAGTCTTCTCAAAAAAGTTCTGTTTCTGGTGATGTGAAGTATAAATTTGTTGTTTGCAACCGTGAAGGTTTTAGAGATCGTAAGAGGAAGGCTAATGTTTTAGATAGTGGAAAGGAGCAGGCAACTTCCAGGCCTTTTGATATCAGGAACACTAAATTAACTAGGATTTGTTATACTGCTATGGTTGAGTTTCGCTATAATGGGGATGGTTATGTTGTTTTTCAGTTTCGTGAGTGGCATAATCACCGTCTTTATTCACTTAGAAATCAACAGTTCCAAAAAAAAACACAGGCACCTCCATCTTTACCATAAAAGACAATTATTGATCATTCAAGGGTTAATCAAGGGCCAACAAGGGCATTTAGAAATGTCAAGGAATATGTAGATGGCTATGAGAATGTTGGAGCTCAACTGGTTGATTTTAAGAATTTTGGAAGGGATATCAAATGTTTCATAGGAGACCGGGATGCTCAACTGTTTGTTAACTATTTTGAGGATAAACGTGATACCATTGAAGGTTTTTACTTTGCTTATGAGGTGGATTCTGGTAAATGCTTGGTTCGTGCGTTTTGGTGTGATGCAGAGTCTCGTAGAAACTATGCTTTGTTTGGTGATTACATCACTTACGATCCAACTTACAGTACGAATAAGTATTGTATGCTTTTCACTCCTTTTACTGGCGTAGACCACCACAAAAGGTCAATTACTTTTGCTTCTGCCTTGCTATTTCATGAGGATGAAGATTTGTTCACGTGGGTCTTTTAAAAGTTCCTTGATGCTATGGGACAGCGAGAGCCACACTGTATAATAACTTATCAGTGTGCTGGAATAAAGCTGGGTTTACGTGTTGTCTTCAAACATGCTAAGCgaagatattgcatgtggcatatcatgcaaaAGCTTACTGATAAGGTTGGGCCTGTAATATCGAAAGAGACTGATTTTGTCAGCCGTTTGAATGCTATTGTTTGGGATGAAGAGTTAGAACCTCTTGAATTTAAAGAAAAGTGGTGTCAGTTGGtcaatgagcataatcttgaagGTAATTCCTGGTTGTCAACCATGTTTAGAAAAAGGAGAAAATGGATCCCAGCTTATTTTCGTGATGTTCCTATGGGTTGTCTCTTACGAACAACTCAACGTTCTGAGAGTCATAAAAATTTTTTCAAGCGTTTTGAAAATGCACATGGTACACTTGTTGAATTCTTGAAGCGGTTTCAAAGCGTCATTGATGTACAgcgccatactcaaaaacaacttGATAGAGACGATGATTGTACTCTTCCACAATTAGCGACTTCTCTTAAGTTGGAAGCTCATGCTTCCAAGGTTTATACAAATGCAGCTTTCGCAGATTTTCAAGTAGAAGCTTCTGCTTCTATTTGTTCCCTTAGTGTTGGTGGCTTCACACCACCTGCAAACGGTGTagaattaattggtattgttgatgcCAGAACGCAGAAGACCTACCAAGTCGTCTACAATTCTCTAACGAATGACACTGAATGTTCTTGCAAGTTGTTCAACAGGAAGGGTATTATTTATAGACACATTATCTGGGTTTACTTTGGAAAACAAGTACACACTTTGCCCGATAAATACATTCTTATGCGGTGGACCAAGAATGCACATAAGGTCCCTCTTTATGGTCCACATGGTGAGTTAATTGAGGATTTTGACGCCACTGATTTACGAAAGATGGAAATGTGCAAGTTATGGTCAGAGTTCTACGCGACCATCAGTGTGCTCAAGAATGTGTCTACGAAGGACATCACTGATCTTGTTGACACACTTAAACAATTCAGGGTGAAACTCAATCCGCAATCAGAGTCAATGACCAAAGAGCAGGAGTTGGAGATGCTTCTTGGGTGCAGTTCCTCAACTGAGGTGAGGATTCTACCACCTCGTCAGGCAAAGAAAAAGGGTAGCGGGAAGAGAATGATCTCCAAAAAGCAACAATGCATAGCTAAAGCGGAGAAGCCTAAAAGGCTTTGTCGTAATTGCAAACAAATGGCTCACCATGATAAACGTAACTGTCCTAATGCTTTTGTACCTGATGCCGACAATAAGGTATGTTCACCATGAAAAGTCTATGTATGAAACTTTTTATATATGCTGTATGGTCACGAGTCAGAAACAATACCAcatgttatttaaaataatcaCATCTTATACTAAACAGTATCACTATTTGACGATAACAGAATGTGATATTATTTGAGGATAACAGAATGTGTCAACACATCTGTCTCAACTTTCTTTTATATTTTCCTGGTAATTTTAGAAACAATACCACACCTTAttagaaataatatcacacttttGTAGTACACAATATCACTGCTTGAGGATAACAGAATGTGATATTGTTTGTAATTGTTCTGAgatagaaacaatatcacacttcatttgaaataatatcactccttatataaaataatatcactGTTTCACCTTTTTGTATTTTCAGGGTAGTTCAgatgaggatgatgctgatgatggtTGATCGGTCGAAGGAGTTTTTGTTGATGGCGCTCATTAATTATAGCAACAACAAATATACGACATTATTTATGACTAGTATATTAATATAGACCACAACATTCATTAAAGTATAGATTATACTTTATTTTATATAGAAAATACTCGTTCTCGGAGAATATTTGATTATTTTATTTGTCTCAGttgtcttgtttttgtattttgtgatactgagaaataatatcacaccttacattTATATATTTCACATCTTACTCTAAACAGTATCACTACATCAGAACTACTATATATGCCTTTTGCTTTAAGATTTTCACATCTTGTGTTTTGTGTGTTGTCAAAATATGGCAGTTCATAATATGCTTCTGTAGTTTTCTAACACAATATCAACTTGTGtacacaacaatatcacaacattgtGAAAACAATATCAACAAAAGACTTAAACTTTCATATtcatattgtgatattgtttagtcatctgtgtgatattgtttaccaaacTGTGTGATACTGAGAAGCAATATCAACCTGTGtacacaacaatatcacaacattctAAAAACAATATCAACGTGAGATTTAACAATCCATATCCATAGTGATATTTTAAAGTAAATAGTGTGGTATTGTTTTAGCCCTGTGTGATATTGAGAAGCAATATCACAGCAACTATTACACAATATCACACCAAACAtgaaataatatcacactttaGAAAGAGTTAGATGAGATCCAAAATAGCCATCACTACTTTACCATTATAAAAagttaccattaaattccttTTTGTACTACCATTACATGCCCTTTAGTTTAATTACAACTTCGTTCTAACAAATATAGTAATCCTAattccttcctctacctctaccGCGGTTCTTCGGATTTGCAACGGTCTTAATCCTACCACGTTTGTATGTTATTGCGGGCTCGTTCCTACGATCTTCACCATCTTTTCCTAATCGCTCCTCTAAAGCATATCCATACCAACGATCGTTATTATTTCGGACACCTTTGTCCTAATTACTATCTATCTTTTTGTATATACAATTGTAAATGGTTTTTACCTTTTCCTAGGAGATTGCCAAAGAATTGGCAATTACGTGTTAATAATCGGTTTCTTAGTACAATCCTCCTTTCTTTGTTTTTCCGGACATCTTCTTTATTTGTCTCCTCCACAACAACATCAGCATTCTCTTTTGTTTGAACTTCTGCCATTGGTACTTCCTCTTTCTGCTTCCCTTTCGCCTTTTCGTtgttgttaggcccagtttaacctggtctgactctaacctggcctgaTCCAACTAGGCTGACTAAGGCAActagagaccggacaaatctatcTACTATTTGGCATATGAAGAGCATTACAGGATAAGCAGGCTACTAGATCCTGGAAGAAGAGCCTGATAGTAAATACAGAATAGCCAGGCAGAGTATTCAAACAAGCTAGAtaaagaagataaacaagaaatgcagttgtaTGAGCTAACAatcgtgtcctattctcaaggaagaccaagtccaactataagactatatcatctatgaatcaagacggaaaaaagaggaaaagctgaagattggttgagaatggaacgggtcaagcgaattaatagggagcgtgccctattaatccggcaaaaGCTCCTACAATTGGGAAAGAGATTGAGATCAATGTAACGTTAATATTtagagaactataaatagcatttgTAAAGGGATGATTATTCATCAATTATTACTTAGTTATTCTCACAATTTACCTCTCATAATTTCCTGAATATTTAACCATATACACAAATTTGTACTCGGCTAATCCAAATAATACCAGTGATATTCCTGATACTTAGTGTTTTCTTATTattaattcattattcatttccatgcttatagaactagatacccaaattactcttttATCAATCCGGATACGTTCAGGGAAATTCCtgacaaaacaattggcgcccaccgtggggcatctagttctttaatcaaaaaattccttttaccattctccatttaatattcacataaaaaatggtggaactcaccccagaacaacaattagcggctgccctggctaAAATCAAAGAATTGGGGGCAATTCAAGAGAAGGCAGCCCAAGCAGAAGCTGAAGTCAGTAGGCTTAAGGAATCTGAGTCCAATctgaaaaaaaattggaaaatcaggcttcaggctccaagaccagattcgagccAAGAACCCCGTTCTCATCCAtaatcaaaaacattgacttttccaattttggaactccggagaaggatacctTATCCGACACCCGGACCAtccccaatgatgaaacaaacaaaatcaagcaaagaataatgatggctatgcttcagaaatTCAAAAACTTCACAACAAAATAGAGAACATACCGGAGTGCTTAGGACCCGTGGTCAAGTAGAAATTGACAGCtttgctgattcaccctttgcatatgaaattgcaaagattgatctccccaagaaatttaccgtcccatccatgagaacttatgatgggacctttgattcacaaaatcacgttgccatattcaaacagaagatgttggctgcctcaatacccagtgaactaaggcaggtctgcatgtgtaaaggctttggtacaaccctgaccgaagcagcattacaatggttcattaatctcccaaatggaggtatcacgaattttgcagaactgatcaatgccttcaatcaacaattcgcaagcagtagagacatggccaagagacccagtaacctgttcagggtcaagcagcttcctgaagaatctctcaaagaattcctggccagatttgtcaaagagaaggtagccattcccaggtgtgatgaagaaacaatggtagaagccttcaggcaaggagtcctgcttgatagtgacatctatgcagacttgaccaagaaagcatgcccaacctttgccactgttcaatccattgccttagaacatgtcagattggaggaagatctcaactttAGAACAAAcacatccggaggaaagcaaggcaaTGGACACAcgaacaggaaaagctcctaccagaaaggaggcaacacCAGATCAGCCCcttattccaggcctgaacgatctgaagtcaatatggcacaagaacacaaaggtaacctttctagcctaccaactattcctgaatataacttctctataaatactgcaggactaatcaaacgcctggaaagcttgggagatacggtcagatggcccaaaaaatccgacaaccccaggaaagatccaacaagatggtgtgacttccatcaggacattgGGCACACCATAGAAGAATGCATtcaactcaggaaacaagtggcatatctcCTAAACAAAGGCTATCTaaaggacttaatccagcagccaaagaacaaagatgaaggacaaaacaagagagattc is a genomic window containing:
- the LOC141632161 gene encoding protein FAR1-RELATED SEQUENCE 5-like; the protein is MTREIVLLLILHNYHIIPIISFIQVFLLKISAYSIIIVMSDPTSNVTSSSCNDLHVSAITSKDSNDIVESSITSTVLIEPPDASSSTPHVEQHSVPSRLFEMLEEAISFYDVYAEACGFEPRKSSQKSSVSGDVKYKFVVCNREGFRDRKRKANVLDSGKEQATSRPFDIRNTKLTRICYTAMVEFRYNGDGYVVFQFREWVNQGPTRAFRNVKEYVDGYENVGAQLVDFKNFGRDIKCFIGDRDAQLFVNYFEDKRDTIEGFYFAYEVDSGKCLVRAFWCDAESRRNYALFGDYITYDPTYSTNKYCMLFTPFTGVDHHKRSITFASALLFHEDEDLFTWVF
- the LOC141632162 gene encoding protein FAR1-RELATED SEQUENCE 5-like, which produces MGQREPHCIITYQCAGIKLGLRVVFKHAKRRYCMWHIMQKLTDKVGPVISKETDFVSRLNAIVWDEELEPLEFKEKWCQLVNEHNLEGNSWLSTMFRKRRKWIPAYFRDVPMGCLLRTTQRSESHKNFFKRFENAHGTLVEFLKRFQSVIDVQRHTQKQLDRDDDCTLPQLATSLKLEAHASKVYTNAAFADFQVEASASICSLSVGGFTPPANGVELIGIVDARTQKTYQVVYNSLTNDTECSCKLFNRKGIIYRHIIWVYFGKQVHTLPDKYILMRWTKNAHKVPLYGPHGELIEDFDATDLRKMEMCKLWSEFYATISVLKNGETQSAIRVNDQRAGVGDASWVQFLN